Proteins encoded by one window of Lates calcarifer isolate ASB-BC8 linkage group LG7_1, TLL_Latcal_v3, whole genome shotgun sequence:
- the lratd1 gene encoding protein LRATD1 has translation MGNQLDRITHLNYSELPTGDPSGLEKDELRVGVAYFFSDEEEEVDDRTPSDCGFTKDHSPTEEGPFSVSEVEYSAFCSQECIFSKLRENEDLNVYSAKTLLTMCKPGDLLELVGTAQAPHWAIYEQDDRVIHLHKGEIRKDSLLEISNGRHGRIVNNRYRYRPLPPDLVMQNAAGHLGLSSEEICWTNSESFAAWCRFGKREFKAGGEAHSAEQQYFLKVHLSGSGVHTLVFRSLEDMIRERRRVDASGILKELSLVNGGKE, from the coding sequence ATGGGAAACCAACTGGATCGGATCACCCACCTCAACTACAGCGAGCTGCCCACGGGGGATCCGTCCGGGCTAGAGAAGGACGAGCTTCGGGTCGGTGTCGCCTACTTCTTCTctgacgaagaggaggaggtggacgaCCGCACTCCGTCTGACTGCGGCTTCACCAAGGACCACAGCCCGACCGAGGAGGGACCCTTCTCGGTCAGCGAGGTGGAGTACTCCGCGTTCTGCTCCCAGGAATGCATCTTCTCCAAGCTGCGGGAGAACGAGGACTTGAACGTGTACTCGGCCAAAACTTTGCTGACTATGTGCAAACCGGGGGACCTGCTGGAGCTGGTGGGCACCGCGCAAGCCCCGCACTGGGCCATCTACGAGCAAGACGACCGGGTCATTCACCTGCACAAGGGCGAGATCCGCAAGGACAGCCTGCTTGAGATCAGCAACGGTCGCCACGGGAGGATAGTCAACAATCGCTACCGGTACCGGCCGCTTCCCCCCGACCTGGTGATGCAGAACGCGGCGGGACACCTGGGCCTGAGCAGCGAGGAGATATGCTGGACCAACTCGGAAAGTTTCGCAGCCTGGTGTCGCTTTGGGAAACGGGAGTTCAAAGCCGGGGGAGAGGCGCACTCGGCGGAGCAGCAGTATTTCCTCAAAGTGCATCTGTCCGGCAGCGGGGTGCACACTCTGGTCTTTCGCAGCCTTGAGGACATGATCCGGGAGAGGAGGCGAGTGGACGCCAGTGGAATTCTCAAAGAGCTGTCTTTGGTTAACGGGGGCAAGGAGTGA